The nucleotide window aaataTGCTCTACTCGGACCCCCAATCTAAAACATATATCAAATATGCAGCCCATCTATagtattcagatcaaatctaaatatgtaagactcattaagttttgtgaaaatcctttgaaaaaccatgcaatccctAAGAcatgatattcatcctaagtgaaattacacacacatcaatcacaagaagccttcgtcaatttcagggacagaCCTCCGACCAAAAttacatcaaattacttttctaaatatcataatggtgatcaatcattatgacaaatatatagtttaaacacggtgattaataattcaaatctacatgcataatatcatgagtaaattgaaaagaaactacatattcttgctaaggctcatgtcctcgccctagcaaaagagaaTGAGTTATgaacaatcataaaagaaaatattattaaaacatGGATAAAAAACACATTGGAATACAAATCGTCAAAGCATAGCCAAGTTCTCCAAATCGATGTGTTCATCGGCCCTAACGGCTCAATAATACTAccacaaaataaaatccttactataaaaggtcttctaaaaacttcaaaacttatAACAAGATAACTAGGAATTACATTTCTATTCAAACTTTGGAAAATCTACCCAGTCACAAAGAATCTCATGTTTCTGGATCTTCAGTGCTCCAAAACGGGCCCAAAACGACTTGAattaaagcttgagatgtccCGAACATAATTGCAAAGACCTCAAACCTAAAAGACATCATCTTGGACGCCAAAAAGCCCAAATAAGCTCAAAACGTTACTTTGACAGCACTGCGCGTTGCTCCTTTATTTCTTCACCATAAATAAGCTACTTGATAGAAAAATTTGAAACTTTGATAGGCAAAAGTTGAGAGACTCACGAACATTCTCCAATTGGAATCCTTCCAAAATTCAtctgtttgatcacttttttcTCAAGAGGAAGTCGCATGTCCTAAATTAGAAATATAAATTACAGTATCAAACTTtcaccaaaataaccaataaattaatactaagaataggTTAAATTAGTATAATATCGACTCATCAGTGTCATCGTCAAATAAATTCTTGCAACGTGTTTGAAAAGTGCACTATCTATCTATTAGACAATTAATACATAGTGGCATGAGAGAATTGCTTATAAGGAGAATGAGTTAtgattttctttggttttgtcCACTTGGCCATTATTTATGGTTCACACTAAAACTATGGGACCTATgatcagtggcgaagccacgtgggagcgaggagtggcggccgccactcccctcgccggGAAACACCACTGAACCCCAGGTCTTCGCCACTCCCCTCGCGCGCCTCGCCGGAAAATAATGGTTCACGAACTTCACGGCGCCCtctgtttttctgggttttctgtTCACGAACTTCACAgctgtccattttctacttcctcGCACAGAAACCAGTCACCAACCTCGTCGACCTTCTGGGTGGTGGCCCTGGTGGGAGAGGATAATGGCTTGGGATAATGGGAtgaagggctggtttggtattgctgtgctttgaaaaaaagctgctgtgagaataagcggctgtgctgtgagaataagcggctgtgaaataaagctagtagagtgtttggtaaacttttttgtgaaagtgcttttggaaaaaaaagcaggatgatagtgtgtcttttcattaaaggagcactgtagctctgtgtgctttgaaaaaactggcttttttttcaaagcagcaaatagcagcttcagcttttcctttgattttcagcttattctcacagcagcttccaaaataagcccttttttttcagtttaccaaacacaaaaatgaccctcagctttttttcacagtggcttttttttaaatcacctcaatcccaaacagGGCCGAAGGCTAGTAGTATTTCAGTGAGGGAGAAGACCTGTTTGGATAGCATGATAGCATATGTTTGGAAAACAGGATAAAGGCTGGTCGATATGTTTGGTTCTTAACATAGCGAAAGTGTAACAAAGAATTAAAGGGACAGCTGTGCTGACTTTATTGGCCCATATCATTTGGTCAGTAAATTGAGGGAtaaagattgtctgccctcaaCTTCCGGTACCCTCCTCGTGCCAttctatttgtgtggtcacggttaagccacgtcaatattttatattacaattcatttttgtcttattatatctataaaaaaaatataaaatgttaacgtggcttaaccgtgaccacacaaaataggagggcacgggaagggcaccggaagtggagggcagacaatccttgtcctaaaTTGAGTACTTCCCAGTGATTACTCAAGTATTATATTTTccccactatttttttttctcttctaacccatctttttttgtggtttgttaacccatttctctcttttatttatttattattcttgtatgtattttttttccccTCTTTTTAAGACTCCTAGCTTATTTATTATAAACTTTCACATTattataaatattgtattaattttttaaaaataatgtaaatattgtTCAATGCTTATTTTACGATAAAAGAAATTCATTTAAATCCATCTAGACTTCTGCCTAAATCTTGCCTAGGCGCCTAGCTGCTAGGCTCCAGTCCGCTGCCTAACTAGCGCCTAACGTCTTTAAGAATCTAATCCTAACCAATTTAAGCTTGTTACATGGCTTTGATATTATCGCTTACAACCGCATTGGTAAAGAGACTATTTTCTGTTATGAATATTGATTTAAAACTTTGCACTCTTCAATGTGAAAGCAACCGCTTCGATTGAACATTACATTCTTTTGAATTTCGCCCCTCCCCTCGGcaaatcctggcttcgccactgcctATGATAGGTAcattatttatcatattttcatgTTAATTATCCCTAGGTTTTGTTAAGGAATTGATTATAAAAGAGCCTTATTACTTTCCTTTTCTCAGTTTTAGCCAATACGCGCACTCAAGTTGTTTTTGCTAATAATTCGACTTTCCGGATGAATTTTAATGCAACgccaattggagaaggaagctaAGAGGCTGAAGATCATTGTGTCTGAATCTCATATTTTTCCATAGTCATTCATTCCAATTTTACAAATCAATCCCGCAAGATTTGCGTTCTCATCAAAATTGCGCAGCTGTGGGAGAATGAAGATTTGGAGCCTTTCCCAATTTTTCCTAGTGGTGTGCGATATATTATTGGAAAGATAAGACATAAATCTAAGGTTCTCATATTTTTACAGAATTTTCCGGAAAATTTGACCTCAAAACTGGCGTGCAAGACAAATGACTTGTTTCCCAAGCCAAGAAGGATTCTTTCCTAGTTTGTGTCATTAATTGTttaggagtttttttttttttttctgccaaaccttttagggtttttctagTATAAATAATGCATCCTAAGCTCTCTCTACGAATATCCCCCACATCACCACCACACTATGCTACCATTTACCATCTACGCAATGTGAGAATAAGAGCTTAGGGACGTACTTTGTCATGGACTCCGAGTTCCAtctttcctttatttttatttctatgtgtaactaagttaCTTCTCTAAGGTTTATGATGAAACCATGATATGATTATTTCCGAAGtattttgttgattattattcGATTACATGCCATGTTTAATTCTTAATATTTGTGTGTAATTTATTCTAGTTTCGAATGTTCTTGTGATTGCCCATCATTGTGAATTTGTTTTAAATATTTAGGTAAATCTAAAAGGACGACCAATCAATTAGATTTATTGGAACTAAGATTAAGAAGAGTAGAAAACTAGTGAGGATGACCAATATCAAACTAGTCCTACTTGGTTCACAtgattcttcatttcttaatggATTTTTATGTGTTTAACTAAATGCCTAACCAATATAGACATATGAGTTGATGCCTGACCACGAAACCTTAAATATTGGCATGGTAATTGAATAGTAATCGGcttaaagaaaagggaaatgATTGTTATTGGTGGATTCTTGACCTTAGGCTTTCATCATCTTAATTTGTTTAAACTTTCATTCGTTGTGTGTTTTCATTATTCATCTTTCAGATTTTATTATAAGTTGTAGCTTTAATTACTTTTCATAATCAATCAATCATTTGTTTTTCTACGTTAAGTTTCGCATAATTGGCTGGTTAAATTGGTGTTAAAGCAATTCCTATGGGATCAACCTCATATTTGCATATATTCCTGTAATTGATTCGTGCGCTTACaagtttaatttggtttaaattaatcTATTATTTAGGTTATTTTAAATATACATAAACCTACGCTTTACACAAAGTCCGAATTTGCTCACCACCTTAACTAGGTGATGACTGTTACCACCATCTTAGGAAATTGACATGTGTCAACGTGTTTAATCATTGATTCCATTAGTTCATGTCAGTAATTGCCTTTCAGTATACCGTTTATCCCTCCAACCACACATTTATCCCTCTCTTCCACCATATACTTTTATGTGTCTCTAGGACAAAAGacgaaaactgaaaactaaaatcaaataaaatctgAAATGGATCCATAATGAGTTCAGTAGTGTAAGTAGTTGCGTAGAAAGTGAATCATTTGGATAAAAAGGAAGCAAAGTGACACATGTAACAAAATTTCTAGAAGTATTTTTAGGTTTAATCCTGTGCAATTGATAATTTTTGGAAAGTGCTGCAGGTCGAATAATTTAACCTACCTCCGTACTTGCTAGACATCTGCGAGAGCAATAAGTTGATCGACCACATTTGGTTCCGCAAGGGTGCTGGTGTCTCCAAGCTCATCTAACTGTCTAGAAGCGATCTTCCTCAGAATCCTCCTCATGATCTTCCCACTCCTTGTTTTCGGAAGGCCAGGGGCCCAGTGGATTCTGTCCGGTGCTGCAAATGCTCCTATCTGAAAAATGTTTACATTCCAgaatttaacaatttttaacCCGAAACCATCAGATCTGAAATTTCCCGGACTCTGAACAGCACAAGACTAGAGTGCCGTTGCACTTGCACTGCAACAAACAAGGTGCAATAGAAAACTTAGACGCAGAACTAGATACATACCTGCTTTCTCACAGCCAGTACAAGGCTTTTCCGGAGTTCTTCACTGTAAGGTACACCTTCCACAAGAGTAACAAAGGCATATATACCTTGTCCTTTAACCTATAGAAAGAAAGTAATTTTGTTCAGACATACTAGGCGCAAGCATCTGCCACTCCCTCCCGCTCTCTTGCTCTCTCTTAGATATGTCATGCACAATTCATAACACAATGCGAAGTATATGGAGATAATTTACCAGATTTTCAATGCAGATTGTAGAAAGACAATTTCATTAGAGTTTATTCTTCTCTAGTGGGATATGATTTTTATTTCAATGTTAGGGGTTCAAATTTCTTAGTACTTGAATGTGTCACATTAAAGGTTAAAGTTTGGGTTCTCTCCTCCAAGGATCCTAATCTGTTAAACTCAGTTATTGTGTCACATCCACGTACTTCATGCTCAATGCCAACCACAGCAGCTTCAGCACACTGGGGATGGGAGACCAGAGCAGATTCCACTTCTGCTGTACCAATTCGATGTCCACTGCACATATTATGATTTTATCATTGAACAAAAGGAATAAACAACAATCACACAGTCGTCCACATTACATCCTAAGAAATCCACACGTTATCCTATCACTACGTTTAGCTAACTCGTACAAACATCaagattgaaaaattatatgcacGTAGTTTATGGAATCCAAAAATACCTAACGTTGATAACATCATCAACCCTTCCTGTAAGCCAGTGATATCCATCCTTGTCCCTGAGACATTGATGTGTAACACTTAGTTTTATATCACATTAGAAGAAGTCCTAATAAATAAATCCTATACTCTAAACTCAAAAAAGGAATCGAATCTCGTCCTGGAAACAAAAATCTCCGTGCATAACACTTGTTAGCATTCACACTAATGCAATTGCAATGTGATGTTATTACTTACCTGCTGCATCCATCACCACTAAAATAATATCCGGGGAAAGGTTTAAAGTAAGTGGTTTCGTATCTTTCGTGATCACCGTATAGAGTTCGGAAAGCCCCAGGCCATGAGCTTTTTACACACAGATAGCCACTGCATTCCCCTTCAATCTCAACACCCTTTTCATCAACTATGACAGCCTACAGTTACAAGCAAAATAATTATTAAGATTAGATCTTACAGATTCAAAAGTATAAAAAGAGGATACTTTATGAGATCCATAAACTAGATTAGAATAAAATACCTGCACCCCAAAGAAAGGGAAAGTAGCAGAACCAGGTTTCTGTGGCCAGGCACCCGGTAGTGGAGTTATCTGTCAGGTAAAGAAAGCCAAGCATTTCAAGTTAAAACATCTCACTGATGGAAGTCCAGGTGAATGCACATACATATTGGCACATAAGTGTGGTGAGAGGAGTTTTTAACGAAGTAAGATCTTGAGGAATTTTCCCGTGCCACTAACATTTCTGCTTAACACCAGTCAATGGAGCGAGGGATGAAAACTATATAAGAACAGTACTACAATACCATAAAGCCACCAGTTTCAGTTTGCCACCAAGTGTCGGAAATAGGACATTTTGAATCTCCAACCACGTTGAAAAACCACCTGTACCAAACAGCGTTGGGTTAATAACTCTTTTTGGGTGtgaagtgaagcttttgaatcaGACAACAAAAGAGATGAGAACCTCCATGCACTTGGGTTAATAGGCTCGCCTACACTTCCAAGGACCCGTAAGGATTTTCGCGAGTATCGTGTAACATACTGcataatacataaataaataaaattcaaagaacaCACACATCCATAAATACTTAAGGCATTATGTAAGGGGTACTGGAATCTTAGCCTTATCCAGACAACAAAACCACCATGGATACAGAAACAGAACACTATGTAGAATGGCAAATCTTGCAATGCAGATAGTAAATGACGGAGAATATAAAGAGGACTGATTTCTTGATGTTAATTTAATAAGATACATCGAGAGGTGGGACACCCAAGAAAACCAGATATGTATGACAGAGGAGCATCTTTGATggaacaaaagaacaaaaattaaacagGGACAAATGACAAGAGGATCTTATAGCCTAAAAACACAGACAAGCTTTATacttcaacaaaatcatgtcCAGTTAATGAAAATATCCATTAGAtttaaggaagaaaaaaaacgtTTGGGAAATGATtaaccaagaaacaaaatagagaaatgcttttttttttttttctgtacatAGCTGCTAACATCCATCATAAACTTATAAAATCATCTGGATCAATAACAAACACATTAAAATAATCACATCCATATATAACGAAGGAATGGCTAATATCTTACCTTGTCACTATCACGCATGAGGGACCGCACTAATGTGGGGGCAGTATAAAATATGGTCACTTTGTATTTATCAACAACATCCCAACAGCGTCCAGGATCAGGATAATTTGGAGCCTGCAACATATACACGGATAGTAACAGCTACATGAAATGTCAACATAGGAAATCCAATTCAGCAAGAATTAGAGCAAGCATATGCACCAAAAAATAAACCATAATCAATCTTACTGTAGCGCTCTTTAAACATGAGATCCTCTGGCAATATCCACATATTTAGATACAGCTAGTCAGTGTTctgaatataattatgtatttagCACTAGAAGAGTTCATTTCATTTATAGTATAATGTTCaaagaatttaaaaatttatatagaTCATAGACAGTGATACGTGATTCTTCTCACCATAAGTAAACAcatacaaattttaattaaatgtcATATTCATACTAGTGAACTACTGTTTGTTATTTTGCCTTCTTGAGGAAATAAAGGCATTATTAAGTTACTCTGAGTCCAATGGTTAGTTTACAACAGAGGGGTTACCCTTTTTAACATAAGAACCTATCCACCCTTTAAACAATAGTATATGTCCAACTAAAGACCTTCCGCTAAGGAGAGTACTACActggtaaaaaataaaaagtcaaaagaaaaaaaacattaatcTTTAAACCTAGCTGTCCAGCTTCTTCTTGGtatactctttttctttttttccgaAGGCTTCCAAGTGCCTGACTAGAGATGTCGGCTTTTTCTTCAGATATATATATTAGGTTCCTCTCTTACAGTTACATGTAAAACGATAATATGTATACATTAATCTGTCTATTAGTTACCCCTTCATATAAAACAGCAGTTGCTCCATTAAGCAGGGGTCCATAAGTGACATAGCTGTGCCCAGTGATCCAACCACAGTCAGCAGTACACCTAAATTAAAGATAAAGCCATGTTCAGCAACAAAAAACATCAGAACAAAGCAAGTTTCTTTCACAtgaggaaaatcaaaataacaTTAATGATAAGCTTAGGGTTTTGAAGGATACCAGTAGATGTCGGATGAGCTGTAATCAAATGCATATTTAAATGTTGTGGCAGCGTACACCATATATCCTCCAGTTGTGTGGAGAACTCCCTATAAGAGCTTATTATTAGAAGAATCCACagggagaagaaaaaaattatttgaagtaTGGAACATAGATTACCTTCGGTTTGCCAGTGCTCCCACTGGTATAGAGCAGAAAAAGTGGATCTTCTGCATCAACCCAGTCCACTGCACAAGTAGTTGGATATTTAGGTATGACATCCTGGGAGATAATCATGGGTCATCACTCATCAGTCACAACCGTCCGTAAGACAAACATTCAGGTCAATCATAAGCATATGATGAAACAATAATATAGGAAAAGCACACAATGCAGCATGCATGTTACAAACAAAAGAATTCTTTCCTCATGGAAGTCTATATCAAGAGGTGCTAGTACAAGTGCTAACCTGCCACCATACATCCCTTCCTTCCAGCCATTTAGTACTTTCCCTCTTCATAGCCAATTGATTTTCATAAGTTAAGCATACATCTGCTCAAACAGGGCACCATATGTCATGATACAGAGAACTTTTACATAAAAACTGTGCATTGCCTCGCCATACCCACACACACATATAGGTCATTCCATAGATCACATATCAATTTGCTAATTTCCATACCTACAGAAACCCCACTTTGGGATGATTCTATAAGGGCAGCATCAACTATATCTTTGAGGTGGATAACCTTAGAACCTCTTTTAACAGCATTGCAAGTGATTACAACTTTCGGTTTGCAATCTACAATCCTTTGAGCAAGAGATTCCGCAGAAAATCCGGCAAAGACAACCTGAAAGATTGGAAAAGGCAATTAAGTATGAAAAAGAAATCATTGGAGGATGCTGGAAAGCAAAGAGAAAGATGGTGCAATACCGAGTGAACGGCACCAATGCGGGCACAAGCAAGCATTGTAATTGGAAGTTCCATTAACATGGGCAGGTAAACCACAACAGCATCACCCTTTTTAACTCCAACATCTTTCAAATAGTTCGCAAGCTGCGAATGAATGGTAGAGGTAAGAAAAGGTGAGATATTTTGCTTATTAGTTTTATGAAGCAACTCGCATTCCCAGGCAGATTGATAGACGGACCGACCTGGCAAACGTTGTGGAGAAGCTGGGTGTAAGTTAAAGTGGCATCAACACCAAGCTCATTGCCTTCCCAGTAGAAGGCAATTTTGTCACCAAGTCCAGCTTCAACATTTGTGTCAAGGCAATTGTAGCAGATGTTGGTGATACCGCCCCTGAACCACTGCTCAAATCAAAACTTTCTAAACTCAAAAAAAGGCAAGGCAAGGCAAGGCAAGCAAATCAAATCGAATCAGAAAAAAGGAATCAAAAGAAAGACCTCAATTCGGATATCGCCTTTCCTGACATCAAGATTCTCCGAGTACACTGGTTGGCCCCATTTCTGTTTCCAAAAGAAGGTGGCAGCGATGTCGGACCAAAATCCGGCGGGGTCCTCGATGGACCGTTTGTACATCTCCAGATACTGAAGGGGGAGGAAGAGGGTAATAAGATAGGATTAAGAGGTTAGAtgatgttgttggaagtggaagTGCAAAGCGCGGAGAACTGAGAGAAGAATTAATAAATGGAAGGAAGATAGCCAAGGTACCGTACCTGTTGGGGAGAGGAGACGTGGGCCTGACGGGAGAAGTGGTCGCTGGGAAAGACGAGATCGTTCTCTTCAGAAGCGAGAGATTCTCCGAGAATGACAGCGTTCGGGTGGGAAATGTTTCCGGCGCCGGAAGGCATTGTGGCCATCGACTCCACATGCCGCAGGTGATCGCTTGTCGTAATCAAATTTGGATTATTACGAGgcttcttgttgttgttgttagcaGCATGATGATCGGCATGATCAGGCGTTGATGATTCCATGTCCCAACTGCAGGATTTAAATCTGGGCGACGCCCACAAAGAAGTCctcctttttcctcctcttcgtcaaagaagaagaagacgactcAGCGAATTGGAATTGGAGTCTGGAATTGACTTTCTTCTTCCGTGGAGAGCGGAAAGGGAATATATGGCCAACGGAGGAGTGTGATGATGATTCTGATGATATGCAAAACCCTGACCCTCTGCAAGGATAAGATTATGAAGATTATTATAACaacccctcctcctcctctccagGTAGAGATAGAGGTAGTCATagaatttttaatattaaaattagtctagtttcctttctctctcctcttggTCTTGCTTCTGCGTTCGTTCGTTCAAGTTAAGCTGTCTGATTTCATTGAGTTGTGACTTTTCACCCATTAAACAAACGTTTCAAAGCTGGCAGGCAGTGACAT belongs to Malus sylvestris chromosome 17, drMalSylv7.2, whole genome shotgun sequence and includes:
- the LOC126610991 gene encoding acetyl-coenzyme A synthetase, chloroplastic/glyoxysomal-like isoform X2 yields the protein MWSRWPQCLPAPETFPTRTLSFSENLSLLKRTISSFPATTSPVRPTSPLPNSIWRCTNGPSRTPPDFGPTSLPPSFGNRNGANQCTRRILMSGKAISELRGGITNICYNCLDTNVEAGLGDKIAFYWEGNELGVDATLTYTQLLHNVCQLANYLKDVGVKKGDAVVVYLPMLMELPITMLACARIGAVHSVVFAGFSAESLAQRIVDCKPKVVITCNAVKRGSKVIHLKDIVDAALIESSQSGVSVDVCLTYENQLAMKRESTKWLEGRDVWWQDVIPKYPTTCAVDWVDAEDPLFLLYTSGSTGKPKGVLHTTGGYMVYAATTFKYAFDYSSSDIYWCTADCGWITGHSYVTYGPLLNGATAVLYEGAPNYPDPGRCWDVVDKYKVTIFYTAPTLVRSLMRDSDKYVTRYSRKSLRVLGSVGEPINPSAWRWFFNVVGDSKCPISDTWWQTETGGFMITPLPGAWPQKPGSATFPFFGVQAVIVDEKGVEIEGECSGYLCVKSSWPGAFRTLYGDHERYETTYFKPFPGYYFSGDGCSRDKDGYHWLTGRVDDVINVSGHRIGTAEVESALVSHPQCAEAAVVGIEHEVKGQGIYAFVTLVEGVPYSEELRKSLVLAVRKQIGAFAAPDRIHWAPGLPKTRSGKIMRRILRKIASRQLDELGDTSTLAEPNVVDQLIALADV
- the LOC126610991 gene encoding acetyl-coenzyme A synthetase, chloroplastic/glyoxysomal-like isoform X3 — its product is MESSTPDHADHHAANNNNKKPRNNPNLITTSDHLRHVESMATMPSGAGNISHPNAVILGESLASEENDLVFPSDHFSRQAHVSSPQQYLEMYKRSIEDPAGFWSDIAATFFWKQKWGQPVYSENLDVRKGDIRIEWFRGGITNICYNCLDTNVEAGLGDKIAFYWEGNELGVDATLTYTQLLHNVCQLANYLKDVGVKKGDAVVVYLPMLMELPITMLACARIGAVHSVVFAGFSAESLAQRIVDCKPKVVITCNAVKRGSKVIHLKDIVDAALIESSQSGVSVDVCLTYENQLAMKRESTKWLEGRDVWWQDVIPKYPTTCAVDWVDAEDPLFLLYTSGSTGKPKGVLHTTGGYMVYAATTFKYAFDYSSSDIYWCTADCGWITGHSYVTYGPLLNGATAVLYEGAPNYPDPGRCWDVVDKYKVTIFYTAPTLVRSLMRDSDKYVTRYSRKSLRVLGSVGEPINPSAWRWFFNVVGDSKCPISDTWWQTETGGFMITPLPGAWPQKPGSATFPFFGVQAVIVDEKGVEIEGECSGYLCVKSSWPGAFRTLYGDHERYETTYFKPFPGYYFSGDGCSRDKDGYHWLTGRVDDVINVRLKDKVYMPLLLLWKVYLTVKNSGKALYWL
- the LOC126610991 gene encoding acetyl-coenzyme A synthetase, chloroplastic/glyoxysomal-like isoform X1, whose product is MESSTPDHADHHAANNNNKKPRNNPNLITTSDHLRHVESMATMPSGAGNISHPNAVILGESLASEENDLVFPSDHFSRQAHVSSPQQYLEMYKRSIEDPAGFWSDIAATFFWKQKWGQPVYSENLDVRKGDIRIEWFRGGITNICYNCLDTNVEAGLGDKIAFYWEGNELGVDATLTYTQLLHNVCQLANYLKDVGVKKGDAVVVYLPMLMELPITMLACARIGAVHSVVFAGFSAESLAQRIVDCKPKVVITCNAVKRGSKVIHLKDIVDAALIESSQSGVSVDVCLTYENQLAMKRESTKWLEGRDVWWQDVIPKYPTTCAVDWVDAEDPLFLLYTSGSTGKPKGVLHTTGGYMVYAATTFKYAFDYSSSDIYWCTADCGWITGHSYVTYGPLLNGATAVLYEGAPNYPDPGRCWDVVDKYKVTIFYTAPTLVRSLMRDSDKYVTRYSRKSLRVLGSVGEPINPSAWRWFFNVVGDSKCPISDTWWQTETGGFMITPLPGAWPQKPGSATFPFFGVQAVIVDEKGVEIEGECSGYLCVKSSWPGAFRTLYGDHERYETTYFKPFPGYYFSGDGCSRDKDGYHWLTGRVDDVINVSGHRIGTAEVESALVSHPQCAEAAVVGIEHEVKGQGIYAFVTLVEGVPYSEELRKSLVLAVRKQIGAFAAPDRIHWAPGLPKTRSGKIMRRILRKIASRQLDELGDTSTLAEPNVVDQLIALADV